A portion of the Algisphaera agarilytica genome contains these proteins:
- the hisH gene encoding imidazole glycerol phosphate synthase subunit HisH: MIGILDYGMGNLRSVQKAFEHLGGTRAVVVSDPNEITGCEKLILPGVGNFADGMAHLHDRGFTQPVHDFIDSGRPLMGICMGMQLLLDSSTEDAEDDPVPGLGVVKGTVLRFQEGQGPDQPRLKVPQMGWNRLDVCGDSPLFAGLDDEAYVYFVHGYYCVPEDDAVVAATADYGAPFCAALHRDNVWATQFHPEKSQRVGLQILKNFSAM, from the coding sequence ATGATTGGCATCCTCGATTACGGCATGGGAAATCTCCGGTCGGTCCAGAAGGCGTTTGAGCATCTGGGCGGAACGCGGGCGGTGGTTGTGTCCGACCCGAACGAAATCACCGGCTGCGAGAAGCTGATCCTGCCCGGCGTGGGCAACTTCGCCGACGGGATGGCACATCTGCACGACCGCGGGTTCACGCAGCCCGTGCACGACTTCATCGACTCGGGCCGACCGCTCATGGGCATCTGCATGGGGATGCAGTTGCTGCTGGACAGCTCGACCGAAGACGCCGAGGACGACCCGGTGCCCGGGCTGGGTGTGGTGAAGGGCACGGTGCTCCGCTTCCAGGAAGGCCAGGGCCCCGACCAGCCGCGGCTGAAGGTCCCCCAAATGGGCTGGAACCGGCTGGATGTGTGTGGTGATAGCCCGCTCTTTGCCGGACTGGACGACGAAGCCTACGTCTACTTCGTGCACGGCTACTACTGCGTGCCCGAGGACGACGCGGTCGTCGCCGCGACGGCCGACTACGGCGCGCCGTTCTGTGCAGCGCTGCACCGCGACAACGTCTGGGCGACCCAGTTCCACCCCGAGAAGTCCCAGCGGGTGGGCCTGCAGATCCTCAAGAATTTCTCGGCGATGTAA
- a CDS encoding OmpA/MotB family protein, whose product MIGQHKSKVFGLGLLVFAIVATGCGPEMKRLRDERNALFEQNQEAQNLIDDLRRANDALNMENSTLRSDLAGASTAVDETAFDNVGGGVTASATDQAITVSVPGDLLFAPGKVALNNTSKSTLSSIASIIDAEYPGRRVRVEGYTDTDPIKKSGWVDNLQLSLERSAAVYRYLEEQGLPAELMYAAGFGAQKAKETKKLSRRVEIVVLLSGE is encoded by the coding sequence ATGATCGGTCAACACAAAAGCAAGGTATTCGGCCTGGGCCTCCTGGTCTTCGCCATCGTCGCCACCGGCTGCGGCCCCGAGATGAAGCGTCTGCGTGACGAACGCAACGCCCTGTTCGAGCAGAACCAGGAAGCCCAGAACCTCATCGACGACCTGCGTCGGGCCAACGACGCCCTCAACATGGAGAACTCGACGCTCCGCAGCGATCTGGCTGGAGCCTCGACCGCGGTTGATGAGACGGCCTTCGACAACGTCGGCGGCGGCGTCACCGCGAGTGCAACCGACCAGGCGATCACCGTCAGTGTCCCCGGCGACCTGCTGTTCGCCCCGGGCAAAGTCGCCCTCAACAACACCTCCAAGAGCACGCTGTCGAGCATCGCCAGCATCATCGACGCCGAGTACCCCGGCCGCCGGGTCCGTGTGGAAGGCTACACCGACACCGACCCGATCAAGAAGTCGGGCTGGGTCGACAACCTCCAGCTCAGCCTCGAGCGCTCGGCTGCGGTCTACCGCTACCTCGAAGAGCAAGGCCTCCCCGCCGAGCTGATGTACGCCGCCGGTTTCGGTGCCCAGAAGGCCAAGGAAACCAAGAAGCTCAGCCGCCGCGTCGAAATCGTGGTGCTGCTTTCGGGAGAGTGA
- a CDS encoding FAD-binding and (Fe-S)-binding domain-containing protein, translating to MPPDVATSPFEEVLRSAVRGEVYSDPATRGLYATDASHYQQQPRVVAVPRDEADVVTALKIAHEHRVPTTARGGGTALSGQSFGPGMVIDCSKFMNQVLEINAEEGWARVQPGVVRDQLNAELKPLGLHFAPDPATSSRATVGGMIGNNSSGTRSMVYGKTIDHTLSCRVALADGTVLECGPMDDEAWQRRAAGGDGVDPREAEVYRGVRDLVNRHQDAITAKFPRVMRRVSGYNLDEFVDGAGYCGPIGPRADAIAPDAHRTWNLSNLIVGSEGTLGVLLEAKLRLTPLPHATAVCVVHFDDDLASLAAVPTINTHNPSAVELLDRSVLREAKVNPATKDMATWIKGDPAAVLLTEFFGDTPEDVATKARTFADAMRNQKVGYAHPLLLEHSQQHDAWETRKLGLGLISNVKGPVKGQAFVEDACVPVEVLPEYIGGLQAKCCELGIGYSMYAHASVGVIHFRPAIDLHRDDHREAMQQIAEYAFTQVQKHGGVFAGEHGDGIVRGGFIPRTFGPELYDAFVRLKTLFDPRHLMNPGKIIDSPSMTDPKLLRYGSQYRVAEVSSQFHYRDQGGFRLAVEQCNGVGACRKLGSGTMCPSYMATRDEKDTTRGRANALRLAMSGQMGGDTADDDSELTVQAMTTALGGDAVHEVLDLCLSCKACKSECPNAVDMAKLKAEATQMRHNQHGIPLGAKLIGRMPDASRFMFGPFAWIGKTLDRLPPYRVLFEKLTGIDRRRPLPAFASLHLHSLLKQRPAQEPAAGAKTVVLFNDTYTNTMEPHLGLAAIDLLEGCGYRVVLANAGCCQRPRLSKGLLKEAKILGQHTLRNLDVYAQQGWPIVCLEPSCASALKDDLPDLIEDEALGRRVAEYVTMIDVFLQAEGVQLRSKYPDVLLHGHCHQKALFGTKAIRQLADAMPNTTCEEVDAGCCGMAGSFGYEHHDLSEQIGEDRLFPAVRDAVAQGKTVVACGISCRHQLHDFLDVEAKHWVETVEPAPESE from the coding sequence ATGCCCCCCGATGTCGCCACCAGCCCGTTCGAAGAAGTCCTGCGTTCCGCAGTGCGGGGCGAGGTTTATTCCGACCCCGCCACCCGGGGCCTCTACGCCACCGACGCCAGCCACTATCAGCAGCAGCCCCGGGTTGTGGCCGTGCCCCGAGACGAGGCGGACGTGGTCACGGCATTGAAGATTGCCCACGAGCACCGCGTGCCCACGACCGCGCGAGGCGGAGGCACCGCCCTGTCCGGCCAATCCTTCGGCCCGGGGATGGTGATCGACTGCTCCAAGTTCATGAACCAGGTCCTGGAGATCAACGCCGAGGAAGGCTGGGCCCGCGTGCAGCCAGGCGTGGTGCGGGATCAACTCAACGCCGAGCTCAAACCACTGGGCCTGCACTTCGCCCCCGACCCTGCCACGTCCAGCCGTGCCACCGTCGGCGGGATGATCGGCAACAACTCCTCGGGCACCCGCTCGATGGTCTACGGCAAAACGATCGACCACACGTTGTCTTGCCGCGTCGCACTGGCGGACGGGACCGTACTGGAATGCGGGCCGATGGACGACGAGGCTTGGCAACGCCGGGCTGCGGGTGGCGATGGGGTCGATCCGCGGGAGGCCGAGGTGTACCGCGGCGTGCGTGATCTGGTGAACCGACATCAAGATGCGATCACCGCGAAGTTCCCACGGGTGATGCGCCGGGTGTCGGGCTACAACCTCGACGAGTTTGTCGACGGCGCGGGCTACTGCGGGCCGATCGGGCCGCGGGCGGATGCCATCGCCCCCGACGCTCACAGGACATGGAACCTGTCGAACCTCATCGTCGGCAGCGAGGGCACGCTCGGCGTGCTACTCGAAGCCAAGCTCAGGCTCACGCCCCTGCCGCACGCCACGGCCGTGTGCGTCGTCCACTTCGACGACGACCTTGCCTCGCTCGCGGCGGTTCCAACCATCAACACGCATAACCCCTCAGCAGTCGAACTGCTCGACCGCAGCGTGCTGCGCGAAGCCAAGGTCAACCCCGCCACCAAAGACATGGCGACCTGGATCAAGGGCGACCCCGCCGCGGTGCTGCTCACCGAGTTCTTCGGCGACACGCCGGAAGACGTCGCAACCAAGGCCCGCACTTTTGCCGATGCGATGCGTAACCAAAAAGTCGGCTACGCCCACCCGCTGCTGCTCGAACACAGCCAACAACACGACGCGTGGGAAACCCGAAAGCTCGGTCTCGGCCTGATCTCTAACGTCAAAGGTCCGGTGAAGGGCCAGGCCTTCGTCGAGGACGCGTGCGTACCCGTCGAAGTATTGCCCGAGTACATCGGCGGGCTGCAGGCGAAGTGTTGCGAGCTCGGCATCGGCTACTCCATGTACGCCCACGCCTCGGTCGGCGTGATCCACTTCCGCCCCGCCATCGACCTGCACCGCGATGACCACCGCGAGGCGATGCAACAGATCGCAGAATACGCCTTCACCCAAGTGCAAAAGCACGGCGGCGTCTTCGCCGGAGAACACGGCGACGGCATCGTCCGCGGCGGGTTCATCCCCCGCACCTTCGGCCCCGAGCTCTACGACGCCTTCGTCCGGCTCAAAACCCTCTTCGACCCCCGCCACCTCATGAACCCCGGCAAAATCATCGACAGCCCGTCGATGACCGACCCCAAGCTCCTGCGCTACGGTAGCCAATACCGCGTCGCGGAAGTCTCCTCGCAGTTCCACTACCGCGATCAGGGCGGATTCCGTTTGGCGGTCGAGCAGTGCAACGGTGTCGGGGCCTGCCGCAAGCTCGGGAGCGGGACGATGTGTCCGTCGTACATGGCCACGCGGGATGAGAAAGACACCACCCGCGGCCGGGCCAACGCGCTGCGGCTGGCGATGTCGGGGCAGATGGGCGGCGATACCGCGGATGACGATTCCGAGTTGACGGTTCAAGCGATGACCACGGCGCTCGGCGGCGATGCCGTGCACGAGGTGCTGGACCTGTGCCTATCGTGCAAGGCCTGCAAGAGCGAATGCCCCAACGCCGTGGACATGGCCAAGCTCAAGGCCGAGGCGACACAGATGCGCCACAACCAACACGGCATCCCACTCGGGGCCAAGCTCATCGGCCGGATGCCCGACGCCTCGCGTTTCATGTTCGGCCCATTCGCGTGGATCGGCAAAACGCTCGACCGCCTCCCTCCTTACCGCGTGCTCTTCGAAAAACTCACGGGTATCGACCGCCGCCGTCCGTTGCCCGCGTTCGCATCCCTACACCTGCATTCGTTGCTCAAGCAACGCCCAGCCCAAGAACCTGCTGCGGGCGCGAAGACCGTCGTGCTGTTCAACGACACCTACACCAACACCATGGAGCCGCACCTCGGCCTCGCCGCGATCGATCTGCTCGAAGGCTGCGGCTACCGCGTCGTGCTCGCCAACGCGGGCTGCTGCCAAAGGCCGAGGCTTTCCAAGGGCCTGCTCAAAGAAGCGAAGATACTTGGGCAACATACGCTGCGTAACCTCGACGTTTACGCTCAGCAAGGCTGGCCCATCGTGTGCCTCGAACCCTCGTGCGCCTCGGCCCTGAAAGACGACCTGCCCGACCTCATCGAAGACGAAGCGTTGGGACGCCGCGTCGCGGAGTACGTCACGATGATCGACGTTTTCCTCCAAGCCGAGGGCGTCCAGCTCCGCAGCAAATACCCCGATGTCCTGCTCCACGGCCACTGCCACCAAAAAGCCCTCTTCGGCACCAAGGCGATTCGCCAACTCGCCGACGCGATGCCTAACACCACCTGCGAAGAAGTCGATGCGGGCTGCTGCGGCATGGCGGGCTCCTTCGGCTACGAACACCACGACCTCTCGGAACAAATCGGCGAAGACCGCCTCTTCCCCGCCGTCCGTGACGCGGTGGCGCAAGGTAAAACCGTCGTGGCGTGTGGCATTTCGTGTCGACACCAGCTCCACGATTTCTTGGACGTAGAGGCCAAGCACTGGGTGGAAACCGTCGAACCCGCCCCCGAAAGCGAATAG
- the ettA gene encoding energy-dependent translational throttle protein EttA: MSTTDETKIIYSMMGVTKRYDRNVVLNDVSLSYYYGAKIGVLGLNGAGKSTLLRILAGTDTDFEGKIQAQPGTTVGYLPQEPPLPDDKTVIEVVREAVKPVTELMAEYDAINEKFGEEMSPEDMEKLLERMGVVQEKLDAMGAWEIDSKLEMAMDALRCPPSDAVIGPLSGGEKRRVALCRLLLEQPDVLLLDEPTNHLDAQSIAWLEKHLQQYPGTVIAVTHDRYFLDNVAGWMLELDHGRGIPWKGNYSSWLDQKQKRLELEAKHDAKRAKELKREAEWIGQSPAARQAKNKARVARYEALYDAEHRKRAKDVQIYLAPGPRLGDKVLQVRNVSKGYGDKLLLDDVSFDLPPGGIVGIIGPNGAGKTTLFKMIVGQDQPDSGALELGDTVKLAYVEQMRESLEDDHSVWQSISGGKENVKLGDLEMNSRAYVARFNFSGSDQQQLVGSLSGGQRNRVNLARMLTTEFNVLLLDEPTNDLDVNTIRSLEEALENFPGCAVIISHDRWFLDRVATHILAFEGDSQVKFFEGNYEAYAADLRKRKGDDADQPHRIKYRPLTR; the protein is encoded by the coding sequence ATGTCCACGACCGACGAAACCAAAATCATCTACTCCATGATGGGCGTGACCAAGCGGTACGACCGCAATGTCGTGCTCAACGACGTCAGCCTGTCCTACTACTACGGCGCGAAGATCGGCGTGCTCGGGCTCAACGGCGCGGGCAAGTCGACGCTCCTGCGCATCCTCGCCGGGACCGACACCGACTTCGAGGGCAAGATCCAGGCCCAGCCCGGCACGACCGTCGGCTACCTCCCCCAGGAGCCGCCGCTGCCCGACGATAAAACCGTGATCGAAGTCGTCCGCGAAGCCGTGAAGCCCGTCACCGAGCTCATGGCCGAATACGACGCGATCAACGAGAAGTTCGGCGAGGAGATGTCGCCCGAAGACATGGAGAAGCTGCTCGAACGCATGGGCGTCGTGCAGGAAAAGCTAGACGCGATGGGTGCCTGGGAGATCGACAGCAAACTCGAGATGGCGATGGACGCGCTGCGTTGCCCGCCGAGCGATGCGGTGATCGGCCCACTCTCTGGCGGTGAGAAGCGGCGTGTCGCGCTCTGCCGTCTACTGCTCGAACAACCGGATGTGTTGCTCCTCGATGAACCCACCAACCACCTCGACGCCCAGAGCATCGCCTGGCTTGAGAAGCACCTGCAGCAATACCCCGGCACCGTGATCGCGGTGACCCACGACCGCTACTTCCTCGACAACGTCGCGGGCTGGATGCTCGAGCTCGACCACGGCCGAGGCATCCCGTGGAAGGGCAACTACTCGTCCTGGCTGGACCAGAAACAGAAACGCCTCGAGCTCGAAGCCAAGCACGACGCCAAGCGGGCCAAGGAACTCAAACGCGAAGCCGAGTGGATCGGCCAATCCCCCGCCGCACGGCAAGCGAAAAACAAAGCCCGTGTCGCCCGCTACGAAGCGCTCTACGACGCCGAGCACCGCAAGCGGGCCAAGGACGTGCAGATCTACCTCGCCCCCGGCCCACGCCTCGGCGACAAGGTGCTCCAGGTCCGCAACGTCTCCAAGGGCTACGGCGACAAGCTCCTGCTCGACGACGTCAGCTTCGACCTCCCCCCCGGCGGCATCGTCGGCATCATCGGGCCCAACGGCGCGGGCAAGACCACACTCTTCAAGATGATCGTCGGCCAGGACCAGCCCGACTCGGGCGCCCTCGAACTCGGCGACACCGTCAAGCTCGCCTACGTCGAGCAGATGCGCGAAAGCCTCGAAGACGACCACTCTGTCTGGCAGTCCATCAGCGGCGGCAAGGAAAACGTCAAGCTCGGCGACCTCGAAATGAACAGCCGGGCCTACGTCGCCCGCTTCAATTTCTCGGGCAGCGACCAACAACAACTCGTCGGCTCGCTCTCCGGCGGCCAACGCAACCGTGTCAACCTCGCCCGCATGCTCACCACCGAGTTCAACGTGCTGCTGCTCGACGAACCTACCAACGACCTGGACGTCAACACGATCCGCTCACTCGAAGAAGCGTTAGAGAATTTCCCCGGCTGTGCCGTGATCATCAGCCACGACCGCTGGTTCCTCGACCGCGTGGCGACCCACATCCTCGCCTTCGAGGGCGACAGCCAGGTCAAGTTCTTCGAGGGCAATTACGAGGCTTACGCCGCGGACCTGCGTAAACGCAAGGGCGACGATGCCGACCAACCGCACCGGATCAAGTACCGGCCGTTGACGCGGTAA
- a CDS encoding imidazoleglycerol-phosphate dehydratase, translating into MTRSASIQRDTNETKIKVSIDLDRTGSPDDINTGVGFFDHMLTHVAKHGRLALAVSCGGDTHIDDHHTVEDVGIALGQALDQALGDKRGIERYGHSAVPMDETLARCALDLSGRPAFVFKVDWTHYAIKPEAAERSDKAPDPKIVGSNIQPFDVQLVKEFFNAVMNNAKMNLHLEVPWGDNNHHIAEGLFKAFGRALRMAIQVTHDDIPSTKGSL; encoded by the coding sequence ATGACCCGATCCGCCTCCATCCAACGCGACACCAACGAGACCAAGATCAAGGTCAGCATCGACCTCGACCGCACCGGCTCGCCCGACGACATCAACACCGGCGTCGGCTTCTTCGACCACATGCTCACCCACGTCGCCAAGCACGGCCGACTCGCTCTCGCCGTCTCCTGCGGCGGCGATACCCACATCGACGACCACCACACCGTCGAAGACGTCGGCATCGCGCTGGGCCAAGCCCTCGACCAAGCCCTCGGCGACAAACGCGGCATCGAGCGCTACGGCCACTCCGCCGTCCCCATGGACGAAACCCTCGCCCGCTGCGCCCTGGACCTCTCGGGCCGCCCGGCCTTCGTCTTCAAAGTCGACTGGACCCACTACGCCATCAAGCCGGAGGCTGCGGAGCGCAGCGACAAAGCCCCGGATCCCAAAATCGTCGGCTCCAACATCCAACCCTTCGATGTCCAACTCGTCAAAGAGTTCTTCAACGCTGTGATGAACAACGCCAAGATGAACCTGCACCTCGAGGTGCCGTGGGGCGACAACAACCACCACATCGCCGAGGGCTTGTTCAAGGCCTTCGGCCGGGCCCTGCGGATGGCGATCCAAGTCACCCACGACGACATCCCCTCCACCAAGGGCTCGCTCTGA
- a CDS encoding pyridoxal phosphate-dependent aminotransferase yields MPYERSNIQKLHAYVPGEQPGYRETLGGGDFGEGIVKLNTNENPYPPSDSVMEAIRGLSPEALRLYPPADAAEFRQVAGELHGLSAQHVIATNGGDELLRMLITVFCDPLTPKPRAAEPPPGGEKAPDTSRSVGGGIGMTDPSYTLYPVLANIQDTPVTVVQRTGEDFKLPADYADQLNAAGCQLGFIVNPHAPTGQLESLDTLRQLANEFAGILVIDEAYTDFAPHNALPLLQEGIENVVILRSLSKGYSLAGLRYGYGLASPAIIEALDKARDSYNTDILSQAAATAALRDQEYAKSTWDRTVAERTRLTTALLERGFTVPESHTNFILAQVPKPRAEQSEAPDQAKTIYETLKQQNILIRYFSKPGLTDKLRITVGTPEQNDKLLAILDSISP; encoded by the coding sequence ATGCCTTACGAACGCTCCAACATCCAGAAGCTCCACGCCTACGTCCCCGGCGAGCAGCCCGGCTACCGCGAAACGCTCGGCGGCGGCGACTTCGGCGAGGGCATCGTCAAGCTCAACACCAACGAAAACCCCTATCCGCCGTCGGACTCGGTCATGGAGGCCATCCGCGGGCTGAGCCCCGAAGCCCTGCGGCTCTATCCCCCAGCCGACGCCGCGGAGTTCCGCCAAGTAGCGGGCGAACTCCACGGCCTCTCCGCCCAGCACGTCATCGCCACCAACGGCGGCGACGAGTTGCTAAGAATGCTCATCACCGTCTTCTGCGACCCACTCACCCCCAAGCCGAGGGCTGCCGAGCCCCCGCCAGGGGGCGAGAAAGCCCCGGATACGTCCAGGTCCGTGGGCGGCGGCATTGGCATGACCGATCCGAGCTACACGCTCTATCCCGTTCTCGCCAACATCCAGGACACACCCGTCACGGTTGTGCAGCGCACCGGCGAAGACTTCAAGCTCCCCGCCGACTACGCCGACCAGCTCAACGCCGCAGGCTGCCAGCTCGGATTCATCGTCAACCCCCACGCCCCGACCGGCCAGCTCGAATCGCTCGACACCCTGCGTCAGCTCGCCAACGAGTTCGCGGGCATCCTCGTGATCGACGAAGCCTACACCGACTTCGCCCCGCACAACGCGCTGCCACTGCTGCAGGAAGGCATCGAGAACGTCGTCATCCTCCGGAGCCTCAGCAAGGGCTACTCGCTGGCGGGCCTACGCTACGGCTACGGCCTCGCTTCCCCGGCAATCATCGAAGCCCTCGACAAAGCCCGCGATTCCTACAACACCGACATCCTCAGCCAGGCCGCCGCGACCGCGGCCCTGCGCGATCAAGAATACGCGAAGTCCACGTGGGACCGCACCGTCGCCGAGCGCACCCGCCTGACCACGGCCCTCCTCGAACGCGGCTTCACCGTCCCCGAAAGCCACACCAACTTCATCCTGGCCCAGGTCCCCAAGCCGAGGGCTGAGCAAAGCGAAGCCCCGGACCAAGCGAAAACCATCTACGAAACCCTCAAACAACAAAACATCCTCATCCGCTACTTCAGCAAGCCCGGCCTCACCGACAAGCTCCGCATCACCGTGGGCACGCCCGAGCAGAACGACAAACTCCTGGCCATCCTGGACTCCATTTCGCCATGA
- a CDS encoding DegT/DnrJ/EryC1/StrS family aminotransferase, giving the protein MSDIPLSQPDITDREIDAVVQTLRSGRLSIGPKLEEFEDEVARRSQRREGIGVSSGTSGLHLVLLALGIGPGDEVITTPFSFVASANCILMVGATPVFVDICPKSLNMDPAKVEAAVTDKTKAIIAVEVFGNTTHMAALEGLARKHEVALIEDCCEALGGTASCGRAAGSFGRAGVFGFYPNKQITTGEGGMIVTDDDHLAERCRSLRNQGRATGAHVGTDKNAGSWLAHERLGYNYRLSEINAALGLVQMQRLDEMLEARRTVAGLYMRRLMDWDDLVLPTIEPGAEATMSWFVFVLRLTANYGHTERDRIIQGMKRHEIGASNYFPCIHLQPFYRQQFGFQKGDFPIAESISERTIALPFFNSLDATQVELVCHTLKVMIQREQLLKRD; this is encoded by the coding sequence ATGAGCGACATCCCCCTGAGCCAACCCGACATCACCGACCGCGAGATCGACGCCGTGGTCCAAACCCTGCGCAGCGGCCGACTCAGCATCGGCCCCAAGCTCGAAGAGTTTGAAGACGAGGTTGCTCGTCGATCCCAACGCCGCGAAGGCATCGGCGTCTCCTCCGGCACGTCCGGCCTGCACCTGGTCCTGCTCGCCCTGGGCATCGGCCCCGGGGACGAAGTGATCACCACGCCCTTCAGCTTTGTCGCCTCGGCCAACTGCATCCTGATGGTCGGCGCGACGCCGGTGTTCGTGGACATCTGCCCCAAGTCGCTGAACATGGACCCGGCCAAGGTCGAAGCGGCCGTGACCGACAAGACCAAGGCCATCATCGCCGTCGAAGTCTTCGGCAACACCACGCACATGGCCGCGCTCGAAGGCCTGGCCCGCAAGCACGAAGTGGCGCTCATCGAAGACTGCTGCGAGGCGCTAGGCGGGACCGCGTCCTGCGGACGCGCCGCGGGCTCCTTCGGCCGGGCGGGCGTCTTCGGCTTCTATCCCAACAAGCAGATCACCACCGGCGAAGGCGGCATGATCGTGACGGATGACGACCACCTCGCCGAGCGTTGTCGCAGCCTCCGCAACCAGGGCCGGGCGACGGGCGCTCACGTCGGCACCGACAAGAACGCCGGGTCGTGGCTCGCCCACGAACGATTGGGCTACAACTACCGCCTGTCTGAAATCAACGCGGCGCTGGGTCTGGTGCAGATGCAGCGTCTCGACGAGATGCTCGAGGCCCGCCGCACCGTCGCCGGGCTGTACATGCGTCGGCTGATGGACTGGGACGACCTGGTCCTGCCCACCATCGAGCCCGGGGCCGAGGCGACGATGTCGTGGTTCGTCTTCGTCCTCCGCCTCACCGCCAACTACGGCCACACCGAACGCGACCGCATCATCCAGGGCATGAAACGCCACGAGATCGGCGCGTCCAACTACTTCCCCTGCATCCACCTCCAGCCGTTCTACCGCCAGCAGTTCGGCTTCCAGAAAGGCGACTTCCCCATCGCCGAGTCGATCAGCGAACGGACCATCGCCCTGCCGTTCTTCAACAGCCTCGATGCCACGCAGGTCGAGCTGGTCTGCCACACGCTCAAGGTCATGATCCAACGCGAGCAGCTGCTCAAGCGTGACTGA
- a CDS encoding WXG100 family type VII secretion target, with amino-acid sequence MAKAHVDPDDLVKFAKSLNQFNRTMQEMTASLKGQMRRLETTWQDQEQAKFSQEFFDALRFIDRFVDTNDQHAQLLVKKARLIEAYLDA; translated from the coding sequence TTGGCCAAAGCCCATGTCGATCCGGATGACCTCGTGAAGTTCGCCAAGTCGCTGAACCAGTTCAATCGCACCATGCAAGAGATGACCGCCAGCCTCAAGGGGCAGATGCGGCGTCTCGAAACCACCTGGCAGGACCAGGAACAAGCCAAGTTCTCGCAGGAGTTTTTCGATGCCCTGCGTTTCATCGACCGCTTTGTCGATACCAACGACCAGCACGCCCAGCTGCTGGTCAAGAAGGCCCGCCTGATTGAAGCCTACCTCGACGCCTGA